From the Parachlamydia acanthamoebae genome, the window ATCTGGTGATATTTTGCACTTAGCAATGGGTCGATGTCCTTCAAATTTGGCAATGGCTCCCATCCCTTCATTCAAACCAAGTTCATACCATTTTCTCCCATGAGATGCACATTTAGAGCCTTGTAATGATTGAAATTCCATCCAAAGGAGAGTGTGCCATGTTTTCCAAATGAGCTGGAATAGGTGCGTTCCAAGGTTAGAGGGGTCGAGGAGGGGATCACAAAATCCATATCGTGTTGCACAAAATCGCCTGTGACCACATTCACCATCCCCGCAACGATTCCACTCGGCAGGCCTAAAAGGTTGGCAAAAGAAATGCGGCCATCACTGTCATCCGTCGTTGAGCGGGGAATTTTAACCACTTCGTTTGAGGGTTCAGGAGTGAGATCTTCTTCTGCCATTAAGGGGTTAAGGAGCACAATTAGGCTGGCTAGTAGATTTAGAAAAGATCTCATGTCACCCTCTTCAAAATAAAAATGAATAAAACAGAGGGTTTATATTAAAATTGAAAATTGAGTCAATGTTTTTTTATAATTTTTCCTAAATTTACTTATTCGATGATGAAGTTTGTCTTTGTAAGCCAATTAAACTAGCAGCTATTTTTTTATAGATGCACACGTATAAAAATTTTTTAAGAATGATGTCTAAACAATGCGTAAATGGGAAATGAACCCTAAATGGTTTAAGGACTATTTAGCTTATACTATGTCAAAATATGGGATGAGCTTGTACGTATTAGGGATGGCCGCGGAATTTGTCGAAGACGGAATTGCAGCAATGCTTTATGGCCCAAAACAGTCATTGCCACGGCTGCGCTTATGGCGATTTTAAAAGACCCACAAGCGATTGAAAGTACGACTAAGCATTGTCGCTTACCTTCTATCGTTGCAGATGCAGCGTATGAAATTTTGTTGAAAGACAGTCGGGAATGCACCGGCCATTTTTTTATTGATGAGGATATATTGCGCGATAAGGGGGTAACGGACTTTAGTCATTATGCCGTTTCTCCTGGTAATCCCTTAAAAGAAGATTTCTTTTTAGATTAAAGGTTTACACTAAGATGTAAATTCTACAGTTAAGCTTTCGGCGAAGGGGTTTTTAATGAAGATCTGCGGGGCTGTCTGGTGTTGTGCTTCACTAAAATCTTCCTTATAGTATTGGACACTTAGCTGATCTATTCCAGAAAGAGTTTGCAAAACTTTTTCGTTTGCTGAGCCCGTTAAACGATAAGCACTATCAGGTACTCTTATGTCTTCATTGCCGTATAAGCTTACATGAATGGGCTTATCGAATTCTTTAGCCAAAAGTTGAAGTATTTTGGCAATGTGCGGGAGATCAAAATTCGCAGAACAGTTAGCTCTTGTCACAACAATATGGATTTTAGGCACATGATGGAGACTTAAAAATTGGGTATTGGAGCAAAGTCCTTCTACGGAAGCTTCAACATCGTTGCGTAGATCTGTGAAATGATTATCTTCATTAAGAATGAGTTGTATGAATTTGCCGGCGCCAAATAAATAAAATTGTCCGTTTTCTAACAAAGACTGCTTAGCATTAAAAATCGCTTGCCATCCAGAACCGTTGCTAATATTGATGTCGGTAAAGTCGATACTATGGATAATATCGTACATTTTTTCGGGTTCAATCCTAGAAATGCAACATGTGTTGATTGTTACTCCAGGAAGCTTATTGAGCATTTCTTCGAGCTTTTTGGCTCTTTCTTGATTAGGTGGGAGGAGATCAACAAAATCAATCGTAATATTTTTGAACCCCTTTAGAATCAACTTACCGAGGATAATTAAATCCTGCAGCAATCCTCCTGCTCCAAAGCTAGCTAGGCGAAGGGTGCCACTCTTATTTTCTATCCTTTTGTCGATACCGTCTACAATGATTTTCTCGATTTCTTGTCGGTGATTGCGGGAAAAACAGTGGCATTCAGAAAATGGGGTTCCGATCAAATAGTTTTCTCCTCCCTCGATTCCCGTAAAATCCTGAGGATTAAGAAGAAATTCATTAAATCGTTTTTGCCATTTTTCAGGTGTTTCATTTTCAAAGGATCGTTGCAAACGTTTGGAGGCAGAAGAAGCTTTTGCCAATAATCTGGGATCTTGTTGTGGGGGAATACGCTGTGAATCAGAGAGATTTTGAGGTTTAGGATTTACAATCAGTTTCTCAAAGGTGGAGGCAATTTGGCTTATAATTGGGAGAAATTCAGCTCCAGCTATGAGCGTATGCACAATTCTATTTCTCCAATTTCCTTGAGTCGCTTTTTTACAATGTCCGGTAAAATTACCCCAAAGTAAAGCATTTTGCCAGGTGTAGCGGCTCTCATCAAGAGCATAATTAAAATCGGACATGCTATCTCCTTTTATGAAGGAAGAAAAGCTAATTATACGCTTATTTTATATTAAAATCAATTTAATTAATTAGGCAAATTTCATTAGTGGGGAGGTTAATTTAAAAAATGAAATAGTGGCAATTATTTTTTTATCATTAGACTATTAGATCTTTTCAAATATTTTGAGCCTTCCGAGATTAAGGCTTTTTTACTTTTTAAGGCGTGCACAATGGCAGGGTTGATTACAAACGTGTTATAACGCATATAATCTTTAAAGATCCACTCATGTCCATCTGGAAGCCTATCTTTATATTGAGCAGTCCAATCAGTGGCCCAAATGTCGAAATGGTTTTTAAGTAGATGTTTTTCAATATCCCCGCATAGCATTTGAGCGGCGTAAGCCAATGGGGGTTCATCGGTAAGTAAAAAACCTTGTTCCGCAGCATATGTCCAAAAATCTTGTGCTAGCTCACATACCAGTTGAATGGCTTCTCTTTTAATAATAAAAAATCCACCGTTAATATTATAAACCTTCTCACTTGTGATTCCACAATCGTGCATCATGCTCACATATTTTTCTAATGGACATTCCCACCAGGTTTTGCGTTCGGCCGGATAGGAGAGGTCGCATTCAAAAAATGTGTGGATGGGCGTGTCATTCATCAATTCGAGAAGGTTAGGTGTATGTCGTACGAAAAAATTATCCGAATCTAGAAAGACAACATAATCATATTTTTGGTTGATAAACCATTTGAGAAAAGAGAATTTAAATAAGTAAAACTTTTTATCGAAGGAAGGCGTAATTATCGTTTGGGTTGCTCCTTGAATCGGCCGATCGCTAAAGGCAATAAAATCCTCTTCCATTCCCACTTCTCGAAAGGAGTGAACAAGATTTTGTAACATAATTGCATATTCACCGTCACCTACCGACCAAAAGCAAATTTTCTTCATTTAAGCCTCTTTCATATTCAATAGTAAGAAGGAACTGTATAAATGTCGTAATAGTAAGGAGAAGGGTTATAGGGATAAGAATAATAAATAGAAGGATAAGTATAACTGTAGGGATAAGTATAGTAATAAGCTGAAGAAGGATAATAAGGATAAACGTTATAGGAGGAAGAATAAGGGTAATGAAAATAAGGGGAATGGTACCCACGGTAATAGCCTTTATTTTCATATCCACGCCCATGGCGATGATAACCAAAGTTTCGATTATTATGACCATGTCCGTCGCCATCCCGAGCTAAAGCTTCTGTGGCGTTAAACATATACATGCCAAATAAAAAGAAGAAAAATAAGCAAGATAAATACTTTTTCATATCCGCCTCCTTTGGCACCAAGGCGTTTCATGTTTCATTGCGATCTTATAAAAAAGCTGCAAACGCTCCGTCATCAGTTTTTGGTAAACTGTCACTTAAGGTTGGGTAAAAGCCTTAAATATGCTTTTGAGGATTACCTCCCTTTTCGAGTATAGCACTCAAAAAGGCCCATACCCTCTGGTGGGTGACGGGGGTTGGCTAAACCAACAATGCGTTTGCAGTAATTTCTATAGGCCAAAACCTCAATCAATCGTTCTATCTCTATAATTTTATTATATAATTAGAAGATTAATTTGTCAAATTTTTATTATATCCTTTAACTCTTATGCAAAGAGAGAATTAAAATCCTCTCTTCTGCAAGAATTAATAAGAGTAATCATAAAGTCCACTACTATCATCATAATAATAGGGATAGTAATAAGAAGAATCATAATAGGAATCAGAGGGATAGTAATTGTTGTAGTAGTAGTAAGGATATCCACCATATCCTCCACCCCACCAAGAGTAGTTGCGTCCTCCCCAGTCGCGATCCCAGCCTCCGTGATGTCCTCCACCCCAATCTCCATGGTGACCGCCGCCACCCCATCCTCCGTGGCCTCCACCTCCGCCCCAGTGTCCACCACCACCACCGCCGTGACCGCCACCGCCATGGCCGCCACCACCGCCGCCGTGTGCAGCTTGAAGTTGACTAAATCCAAAGGACATAACAACTAAAACAGCTAATAATAATAAATGCTTTATTGTTTTCATAATACGATCCTTTTTTTATAAATGAAAAGAATCATTGAGAAACAATCGATTTCTCAATCAACTAAGCTTAGCTCTAGTATTTAATGTATGAAGAAATTAGAAAGGTTTTGAGTATAAATTGAGGTAAAGAGTAAGAAGCCGCCTCATTCATAAAATACTAAAGCTAAGCTTCTGATTTTTATACCTTCTCTATAGGAGAAGAATAAAAACAATAACTCCTTATGTTAAGGATGCTAATAGTATTACTATCAGCTTTTATAATTACATTTTATAGAATAATTAATAAAGTGTCAAACAATTGATTAATTAATTATTAACATGCTTTATATAAGCCTTTTAAGAAAAAAGAGCATTTGTGAACTTTTCGGGATCAAATAGTTCTAAATCATCTATTCCTTCCCCAATTCCGATTAATTTAACAGGAATTCCGAGTTGTTTGTGAATATTTACAACGATTCCCCCTTTGGATGTGCCATCTAGTTTCGTGAGGATGAGACCTGTAATCGGGGTGTAACGATTAAACACTTTGGCCTGATCAATCCCATTTTGTCCAGTTGTGGCATCGAGGACAAGGAGTGTTTCTTGCGGGCTTTCAGGATTGAATTTTTTGCAGGAACGCTTAATTTTTTCTAATTCTTGCATTAAATCAATTTTGGTTTGCAAGCGGCCTGCTGTGTCAACAATCACGACTTCAGCCTGGCGAGCTTTTGCTGCACTAAGGGCATCAAAAACGACAGCGGCGGGATCGCTTTTAGGAGCACCTTTCACAATATCAATCCCCAGCTTTTGAGCCCATACATCTAGTTGTTCAACAGCGGCAGCGCGAAAGGTATCGGCTGCGGCAACGAGCACTTTTTTTCCTTGGCTTTGAAAAAATTTAGCTAGTTTAGCCGTAGAGGTGGTTTTCCCGTTGCCATTGACTCCGACAATTAAAATCACAAGCGGTTCACTGCTGGAGGATATTTCCCTTAAAGGGGAGGCATGTTGATTTAAGACCTGTAAAATTTCTGTGCGGACAGAACTTAATAACTCATCTCCTTTTAGAGAAGAATTTTGTTGAGAAAGTTTTTTAACCTTTTCGGTTAACTCGATGGCCGTTTGAACACCTAAATCCGCCTCATATAGGAGTTGCTCAAGTTTTCCCCATGTTTCATCATCAATGGGACCTTGAAAAAGAGCGCGGATTTTATTGCCTAGAAGAGAGCCTGCGTGT encodes:
- a CDS encoding DUF6531 domain-containing protein; translated protein: MRSFLNLLASLIVLLNPLMAEEDLTPEPSNEVVKIPRSTTDDSDGRISFANLLGLPSGIVAGMVNVVTGDFVQHDMDFVIPSSTPLTLERTYSSSFGKHGTLSFGWNFNHYKALNVHLMGENGMNLV
- the ftsY gene encoding signal recognition particle-docking protein FtsY encodes the protein MAFNFLKNSFEKMKNALTHAGSLLGNKIRALFQGPIDDETWGKLEQLLYEADLGVQTAIELTEKVKKLSQQNSSLKGDELLSSVRTEILQVLNQHASPLREISSSSEPLVILIVGVNGNGKTTSTAKLAKFFQSQGKKVLVAAADTFRAAAVEQLDVWAQKLGIDIVKGAPKSDPAAVVFDALSAAKARQAEVVIVDTAGRLQTKIDLMQELEKIKRSCKKFNPESPQETLLVLDATTGQNGIDQAKVFNRYTPITGLILTKLDGTSKGGIVVNIHKQLGIPVKLIGIGEGIDDLELFDPEKFTNALFS